The genomic region GGAGTCCGAGGAGGTCGTGGCGCACCTGAAGGCCGAGAACGCATACCAGGAGGCCCTCACGGCACACCAGGAACCGCTGCGCGAGGCCATCTTCCAGGAGATCAAGGGCCGGACCAAAGAGACAGACCTGTCCGTTCCGAACCGTAAGGACGACTGGTGGTACTTCAGCCGCTCCGTCGAGGGCAAGGAATACGGCATCCAGTGCCGCGTCCGGGCCCAAAACGCTGGCAACCCGGTGGCGGACTGGACTCCGCCGGCGGTAGAGGCCGGCGTCGAAATCCCTGGCGAAGAAGTCCTGCTGGACGGCAACGTCGAAGCCGAAGGCAAGCCGTTCTTCTCGGTGGGCGGCACAGCTGTGACCATCGACGGACACCTTTACGCCTACGCCGTGGACAACGCTGGCGACGAGCGGTTCACCCTGCGGATCAAGGACCTGCGGACCGGGGAACTGCTGCCGGATGTCATTGAGAACGTCTTCTACGGCGTGTCCTTCTCCCCGGACGGCACCCGCATCTTTTACACCGTGGTGGATGACTCGTGGCGGCCATACCAGGTCAAATCCCACGTCCTGGGAACTCCGGTCACCGACGATGAGGTGATTTACCAGGAGGACGACGCCGCCATGTGGCTGGGCTTTGAGCTCTCCTCAGACCGGCGCCACCTCGTCCTCGGCATTGGCTGCTCCGAGTACAGCGAGACGCGCCTGCTGCGCTTTGACGACCCCGACGCCGGCCTGTCCACCGTCATTTCCCGCAACGAACGCGTGCTGTATGAGGCCGAGCCGTTCCTGCTCGATGGCCAGGAACGCATCCTGATCACCCACAACCGCGGCGCCGTGAACTCGATGGTCTCGCTTGTGGATCCGGCCGAGCTGTCCAAGCCGCTGGCCGAGCAGCACTGGACCACCGTCGTCGAGCATTCCGACGACGTCCGGGTCAACGGTGCGGGGGTCACTTCCACCCACCTCGTGGTCTCGATCCGGAAGGACACCATCGAGCGCGTCCAGGTGATGTCGCTGTCCGGGCTGGGGACCCCAGCCCAGCAGGCGCCGGTGGAACCCGCGTTCGACGAGGAACTGTACACCGCGGGGGTCGGTGGCTCCGACTACGAGGCTCCCGTGATCCGACTGGGCTACACGTCCTACTTCACGCCGTCGCGCGTGTATGACTTCGTGCTGCCCACCCCGGAGCAGCCAGCCGGCGAACTCCTGCTGCGCAAGGAAAGTCCGGTGCTGGGCGGCTACGATGGCTCGGATTACGTGGCCACGCGCGAATGGGCCGAGGCCGCCGACGGCACCCGCGTCCCCCTGTCGGTGCTGCGGCACAAAGCCGTCAAGCAGGACTCGACGGCGGCCGGACTGGTTTATGGCTACGGCTCGTACGAGCTCAGCATGGATCCGGGTTTCGGCATAGCCCGGCTTTCGCTGCTGGACCGCGGAGTTGTGTTCGTGATTGCCCACATCCGCGGAGGCGGTGAACTCGGCCGGCACTGGTACGAGGACGGCAAGAAGCTCAGCAAGAAAAACACGTTCACGGACTTCATCGCGGCCACAGACTGGCTGGCGCAGTCCGGCTGGGTGGCTCCGGACCGGATCGCCGCGCTGGGCGGGTCCGCCGGCGGGCTCCTCATGGGCGCCGTGGCCAACCTCGCCCCGGAGAAGTACGCCGCCATTGTGGCGCAGGTTCCGTTCGTGGACGCGCTGAACTCCATCCTGGACCCGGAGCTGCCGCTGTCTGCCCTTGAGTGGGAGGAATGGGGCAACCCCATCACCGATCCCGGGGTGTATGAGTACATGAAGTCGTACACCCCGTACGAGAACGTCCGCGAGGTGGCCTATCCCAAGATTGCTGCGGTCACATCCTTCAACGACACCCGGGTGCTCTACGTGGAGCCGGCCAAGTGGGTGCAGGAACTCCGCAACAAGACCACGGGCAGCGAGCCGATCCTCATGAAAATCGAGATGGACGGCGGCCACGGCGGGGCCTCCGGCCGCTATGTGCAGTGGCGCGAGCGGGCCTGGGACTACGCTTTCATCGCGGATTCGCTGGGTGCCAAGGAATTGCTGCCAGACGCCGGGCTCAAGTAAGTCTCCGGGCTCAAGCTCAGCCGACTCCGTGAGGGGTGACGGCGCTGCGAACCAGACTCCCCGTGCGGCGGAAGGGTTTGCCTGGATTCCGCTCTATCCGGAGCCCGGTGTTTCCAGAAATTAGTAATCCTGCTTACTATTGACGGGCATACGGGCTCGGTGCAGCTGTCCGCTGGGGGCGGCGAATCCGGCGCCGGAACTGGAGCATAGCGTGAGCAATGAACAGGGACTGACCCCGCTTTCCGACGACGAACTGAATGCGCAGGGGGGCACTGCCCTGCCGGACAAGGAAGTCGCGTCCGTACTCGACCTCAACGCCGACCTCGACCTGGGCATCAGCGCAGCTGCGCCGATCGACCTCGCCGTGGCGGCCAACGCGAACGTCGCAGCCCCCATCGACGCCGCGGCCTCGGCGAACGTTCTGTCCTTCGGTTCAGAGTCGCAGGCCCTCGCTGACCAGGGAGTCATCATCGACCAGGGAATCACCGCCGACGCCACGGCAGACTCCGTCCAGGACAGCACCATCACCCAAGGGTCAGGCGCAGAGGGCGGGACTGCAGATGCCGGCGGGACTTCGGATGCCGCGGGCACGGGTACCGCCGCAACTGGCGCCGAGGCAGCCGGTGCAGGCACCGCCGATGCTGCGCCCCTGCCCGACGGGACGCTTCCCGACGGGACCATTCCGGACGGGACAGGTGTCGGCGCCCTTCCCGTGGATCCGTCCACTGCCCTCGACGGAGACCTCCTCAACGTCAACGTGGACCTCGCGGCCGACGCCGACATCGCCGCCCCGATCAACGGCGCCGTGGCCGCGAACGCCAACGTCGCAGCGCCCATTGACGCCGCAGTGGCAGCCAACATCGGCTCGATCGACAGCGACGCCTTCGCCGTGGCCCAGCAGGACGCCATCATCACCCAGGATATCGACGGCGAGGCCACCGCATCGGCAGATCAGCAGTCCGATCTGCAGCAGTAGTTCCTGAATGAGCGCCAAACACAGCGGGCCGCCCGGCAGGGGCGGCCCGCCGGCCTCCCCTTCACCAACACCCGATGCGAATCCCGCAACCGGCCCGATTCCATCACCCGGTCCGACGGCGGCGGGTTCCTCCCCCGCCCAAGGCGAGCGGACCGCCGTCGTAATGAGTCCTGGCACCAATCACGGCGAAGCGCCCGTGCGGGCGGAGGGAATCCAGCTCATTGGCGAGGCCAAGGGATCGGGCTACCGTGAGGCCCCCTCGCTGGTCCGCCGTGCGGACGGCCAGACCATCCAGCTCACGCGGCTGCTTTTTCAGGTCCTTGACGCCATCGACGGTGTGCGGGATCTCGATGAGATCGCCGAGGTGGCGAGCACGCGGTCCGGCCGGCTCATCAGCGAGGACAACGTCAGGACACTGATCGAGGGCCAACTGCTCCCCCTCGGCCTGCTGCGGCTGGCGGACGGGTCGCAGCCCGAGGTCCGCAGGGCGAATCCGCTGCTGGGCATGCGGTTCCGGTACACGGTCACGGACCCCGCGCTCACCCGGAAGCTGACAGCGCCGTTCGCTGTGCTGTTCAATCCACTGATCGTGGCAGTTGTCGCCGCGGGATTTCTGGCCTCGTGCTGGTGGGTTTTGATGGTCAAGGGCCTGGCGTCCGCCACGCACGACGCCTTCGCGAACCCGTGGCTGCTCCTGTTGATTTTCGCCGTGACGGTCCTGTCGGCCGGCTTCCACGAATTCGGCCACGCGGCGGCCGCACGCCGGGGCGGCGCCACTCCGGGCGCGATGGGTGCCGGGCTCTACCTCGTCTGGCCCGCCTTCTACACGGACGTCACCGATTCCTACCGGCTGGGGCGCGGCGGCAGGCTTCGCACGGATATCGGCGGGCTGTACTTCAACGCCATGGTTGCCGTTGCCACCATGGGTGCCTGGTGGGCCACGGGTCTCGATGCGCTGCTCCTGGTGGTGCTCACGCAGATCCTGCAGATGGTGCGCCAGTTGCTGCCCCTGGTCCGCTTCGACGGCTACCACATCCTTGCCGATGCCACGGGCGTGCCGGACCTGTTCCAGCGGATCCGTCCCACTTTGCTCGGGCTCCTGCCATGGCGGTGGGGCAAGCCCGAACCCGAGGCGCGGGCCCTCAAGCCGTGGGCGCGCGCCGTCATCACGGTCTGGGTCCTGGTCACTGTCCCGATGCTGCTGGTCAGCCTGGTGCTGACGGCCGTCTCCTTTCCGCGGCTCCTGGGCACCGCGTGGGCGAGCCTGCAGCACCAGCAGGCCCTGCTGTCCGGCAGCCTGGCGGATGGGAACTTTGCCGACGCTGCTGTGCGGTTCCTGGCGATTGCCGCCGTCGTCCTTCCTGTGGCTGGCATGGTGTACATGCTGCTCCGGCTGGCGCGGCAGCTCATCACCGGGCTCTGGACCAAGACCCGGGGCAAGCCGCTGCAGCGCGCCACCGCGATGGCAGCGGCCGGCGCCGTCGTTGCCGGGCTGGCGTGGGCCTGGTGGCCGCTGCCTGACAACTACCGCCCGGTGCAGCCGTACGAACGCGGGACACTCCTCGACGCCACGGCCACCGTCTATCCCGCCCTGGCTGCCCCAGACGGAGCCCTTCAGGAAGGCCGGAGTGGGCAGACGGTGGCGCTGTGGCCGGACGGCACGGCGCTGCCCACCCGGGAGCAGCCGCAGCTCAGCATGGTCCTCGTGCCGAGGCAGGCAGCGGAACCGGCTTCCGCGCCCGGCGAGCCGGAGCCGGACGAGGGCGCGGATAAAGCAGCCGGCGGCGCCGCGCCTCCGTCGTGGGTCTTTCCATTCGACAAGCCCCCGGCCCCGGAGGAGTACGGCAACCAGGCACTCGCGGTGAACACGACCGACGGATCCATCACCTACGATGTCGCGTTCGCGCTGGTGTGGGCAGAGGAGGGACCGGTGGACACTCGCAACGAGGCGTACGCATTCGCTAACTGCGCGGACTGCGCAGCGGTGGCCATCGGATTCCAAGTGGTACTCATCGTTGGTCAGGCGGATGTGGTGGTGCCCGAGAACCTTTCCGCCGCCGCGAACTACAACTGCGTCCGGTGCCTGACATACGCCCTGGCCAGCCAGCTGGTGCTCACGCTGGAAGGGCCGCTCAGCGGGGATGGCATGGCCCGGCTCAATGCGCTGTGGCAGGAGATCGCTGAGTTCGGACGCACCCTGCAGGGTGTTCCCCTGTCCGAGATCGAGGGACGGTTGAGCGCCTACAAGGCACAGCTGATGGACATCATCCGGACCGACCCCAGCGCCAATCCCCAGGCCGGCACCAGCACTCAGTCGCCGGGCTCCACGCCATCGCCCGGGGCTGGTGACGGGGCTGACACGGACCCGGGATCCGAGTCAGGTGAACCGACGCCGGGTGGGAGGTCGCCGGGTGGGCCGCCACCGGGTGTGCCATCTCCAGGAACGACGGCGGACCCCGCGGTTCCCACGCAAGGAACGGGAACGACGCCGGTCCGCGCCACTCCTGCGCCGGCCAGCACTGGCGCCGCACCTGCCCCCACTACTGGGGCTCCCGGCACCGCAGCGGCTGCGTCACCGGCCCAGGAGCCGGCAGCACCGTAGGCGGCAACCCGTAGGCCAGTAAGTTCAAACTGAACGGTAACGTGTCCCAGGCAACATATATTTGAAAGATGCTCTCGGCGCTCAAGAAATACCTGCTGCTTCCCAAACTGGTGAAGCTTTCCTCCAACGCGCCCAAGGACGCCAGCCTCGCCTGGGACCAGTACTGGGGCAGGGTCGGGGCAACCGGAGCGCGCGGCGACGTGCTGTGGGATTCTGGCAGCGACCACGAGCTGCAGGCGTATCTGGCGCACTTGACGCGGCAGCTGGACGCCAGCCTTCCCATCGTCGATGTCGGGTGCGGCAGCGGCGCCTTCAGCCGCGCGCTTGCCGCCTACTTTCCGCATGTTCTGGGGGTGGACGTGTCGGCCAACGCCATAGCCCGCGCAGCCGCCGAGTCCGAAGGGCTCGAGCGGGTCTCCTACGTGTCGGCCGACATGACAGGACCCGCGGGCACCCGCGCTGTGACCGACGCCCTGGCCGCTGCCGGGTTCTCCGGTGAAGCCAACATCTTCATCCGGGGCGTCCTGCACGTACTCAAGAGACCTGCGCAGGCGGCCCTGGCCGCGCAGCTGCACCCCCTGGTGGGCAAGCGGGGCCGCGTGTTCCTGGCCGAGACCGACTTCCGCGGGAATCCGATCCAGTACGTCAGCCATCTCGGAGC from Arthrobacter globiformis harbors:
- a CDS encoding S9 family peptidase is translated as MTHTPLQQPASSSAVATPRPPVAKRVPTERTHHGDTFVDQYEWLRDKESEEVVAHLKAENAYQEALTAHQEPLREAIFQEIKGRTKETDLSVPNRKDDWWYFSRSVEGKEYGIQCRVRAQNAGNPVADWTPPAVEAGVEIPGEEVLLDGNVEAEGKPFFSVGGTAVTIDGHLYAYAVDNAGDERFTLRIKDLRTGELLPDVIENVFYGVSFSPDGTRIFYTVVDDSWRPYQVKSHVLGTPVTDDEVIYQEDDAAMWLGFELSSDRRHLVLGIGCSEYSETRLLRFDDPDAGLSTVISRNERVLYEAEPFLLDGQERILITHNRGAVNSMVSLVDPAELSKPLAEQHWTTVVEHSDDVRVNGAGVTSTHLVVSIRKDTIERVQVMSLSGLGTPAQQAPVEPAFDEELYTAGVGGSDYEAPVIRLGYTSYFTPSRVYDFVLPTPEQPAGELLLRKESPVLGGYDGSDYVATREWAEAADGTRVPLSVLRHKAVKQDSTAAGLVYGYGSYELSMDPGFGIARLSLLDRGVVFVIAHIRGGGELGRHWYEDGKKLSKKNTFTDFIAATDWLAQSGWVAPDRIAALGGSAGGLLMGAVANLAPEKYAAIVAQVPFVDALNSILDPELPLSALEWEEWGNPITDPGVYEYMKSYTPYENVREVAYPKIAAVTSFNDTRVLYVEPAKWVQELRNKTTGSEPILMKIEMDGGHGGASGRYVQWRERAWDYAFIADSLGAKELLPDAGLK
- a CDS encoding peptidoglycan-binding protein, coding for MSNEQGLTPLSDDELNAQGGTALPDKEVASVLDLNADLDLGISAAAPIDLAVAANANVAAPIDAAASANVLSFGSESQALADQGVIIDQGITADATADSVQDSTITQGSGAEGGTADAGGTSDAAGTGTAATGAEAAGAGTADAAPLPDGTLPDGTIPDGTGVGALPVDPSTALDGDLLNVNVDLAADADIAAPINGAVAANANVAAPIDAAVAANIGSIDSDAFAVAQQDAIITQDIDGEATASADQQSDLQQ
- a CDS encoding class I SAM-dependent methyltransferase, producing MLSALKKYLLLPKLVKLSSNAPKDASLAWDQYWGRVGATGARGDVLWDSGSDHELQAYLAHLTRQLDASLPIVDVGCGSGAFSRALAAYFPHVLGVDVSANAIARAAAESEGLERVSYVSADMTGPAGTRAVTDALAAAGFSGEANIFIRGVLHVLKRPAQAALAAQLHPLVGKRGRVFLAETDFRGNPIQYVSHLGATLHSIPGPLEKAIRGLPMPGRFGTEQRRRAFPEARWDVVEDGPVTIETRPLTSVDRPEKIPGYFAVLQAR